From the genome of Burkholderia cepacia ATCC 25416:
GGCCAGGCCGGGTTGCTGTGCGTCGTCGGGTGCGACGAACCCGGCGAGCGCATCGTCGAACTGCTCGGCAGCAGCGGCGTGACGCCGCATCTCGAGCGCGACCCGGCGCTGCCGACCACGATCAAGCTGCGCGTGCTCGCGCGCCAGCAGCAACTGCTGCGCGTCGACTTCGAGGCCATGCCGACGCACGAGGTGCTGCTCGCGGGGCTCGCGCGCTTCGATGCGCTGCTGCCGCAGCACGACGTCGTGCTGATGTCGGATTACGCGAAAGGCGGCCTGACGCACGTCACGACGATGATCGAGAAGGCGCGCGCGGCCGGCAAGTCCGTCCTCGTCGACCCGAAGGGCGACGACTGGGCGCGCTATCGCGGTGCGTCGCTGATCACGCCGAATCGCGCGGAATTGCGCGAAGTGGTCGGGCAGTGGAAATCGGAAGACGATCTGCGCGCACGTGTCGCGAAGCTGCGCGCGGAACTCGACATCGACGCGCTGCTGCTCACGCGTTCGGAAGAAGGCATGACGCTGTTTTCCGCCACCGGCGAACTGCACGCACCGGCACTCGCGCGCGAGGTGTTCGACGTGTCGGGCGCGGGCGATACCGTGATCGCGACGGTCGCGACGATGCTCGGTGCAGGCGTGCCGCTCGTCGACGCCGTCGTGCTCGCGAATCGCGCGGCAGGCATCGTGGTCGGCAAGCTCGGCACGGCCACGGTGGACTACGACGAACTGTTTCATTGAGCGCATGCGGCGGCGCGATGAGCGCGCCGCACGCATGGCTCGCACTTTTCAGGCAGGACGATCATGACCCTCATCGTCACCGGCGCAGCCGGTTTTATCGGCGCGAACATCGTCAAGGCGCTCAACGAGCGCGGCGAGACGCGCATCATCGCGGTCGACAACCTGACGCGCGCGGACAAGTTCCGGAATCTCGTCGATTGCGAGATCGACGACTATCTGGACAAGTCGGAATTCGTCGAACGTTTCGCGCGCGGCGATTTCGGCAAGGTGCGCGCGGTGTTCCACGAAGGTGCGTGCTCGGACACGATGGAAACCGACGGCCGCTACATGATGGACAACAACTTCCGCTACAGTCGCGCGTTGCTCGACACCTGCCTCGCACAGGGCACGCAGTTCCTGTACGCGTCGTCGGCGGCGACCTACGGCGGCTCGACGCGATTCGTCGAGGAGCGCGACGTCGAGGCGCCGCTGAATGTCTACGGCTATTCGAAGTTCCTGTTCGACCAGGTGGTCCGTCGTGTGCTGCCGACCGCGCAGAGCCAGATCGCCGGCTTCCGCTATTTCAACGTGTACGGCCCGCGCGAGACGCACAAGGGCCGCATGGCGTCGGTCGCGTTCCACAACTTCAACCAGTTCCGTGCGGAAGGCAAGGTGAAGCTGTTCGGCGAGTACAACGGCTACGCACCGGGCGAGCAGACGCGCGACTTCGTGTCGATCGAGGACGTGACCAAGGTGAACCTGTTCTTCTTCGATCATCCGGAGAAGTCGGGCATCTTCAACCTCGGGACCGGCCGTGCGCAGCCGTTCAACGATATCGCGTCGACGGTCGTGAATACGTTGCGCGCGCTCGACAACCTGCCGCCGCTGACGCTCGCGCAGCAGGTCGAGCAAGGGCTGATCGAATACGTGCCGTTCCCCGATGCGCTGCGCGGCAAGTACCAGTGCTTCACGCAGGCCGACCAGACGAAACTGCGCGCGGCCGGTTACGACGCACCGTTCCTGACCGTGCAGGAAGGCGTCGACCGATACGTGCGTTGGCTATCCGGCCAGGTTTAAACGGAAGCGTTGCGCCGATAGACTGGGTCTCACGGTCGGCAGCCGCCGGCCGTATTCATCGGAGATCCAGCACATGATCAGAAAATGGTTGGCCGCAGCGGCAATGCTCGGCACGATCGCCTCGGCCTGGGCGGCCGTCGACGTCAACACCGCCAACGAGGATGCGCTCGTCGGCATCAAGGGTATCGGCCCGGCGCGGGCAAAGGCGATTCTCGACGAACGCGGCGCACGCGGTCCGTTCAGGAATGCGGAGGATCTCGCCGCACGCGTGAAAGGCATGGGCGGCCATACCGTCGAGCGGCTTCAGCAGGAAGGCCTGACGATCGGTGCGGCCGGCACGGGTGCCGCGCAGCCGGCCCCGGGCAAGCCGGCCGCCGGCAAGCCTGCGGCCGCACCTGCCCGCACCACCACGCAGAAGTAACACGTCGCGCGCAGCCGACAACAAGCTCCTTCAGTCGCCGTCGTTGCGACGGCTTCCCGCGGCATGCCGCGGGTTTTTTGCGTGGGCACGGCGCATGCGGCGTCCACGCGTTGCACGGCATGCGTATTCCATCGCCGCAATGGGGTTGCCGGCGCGAGCAGCGGTGCTGGTTTACAATCGATCGATTGATCGGCCTCGTACTCACGGTATATCCATGGCTTACAAAACTATCGAAGACACGATCGGCAATACGCCGCTCGTCCAACTGGTCCGCTTGCCGGACGACGAGATTCGCGCGCGCAACAACGTGGTGCTCGCGAAGCTCGAAGGCAACAATCCGGCCGGTTCCGTGAAGGATCGCCCGGCGTTGTCGATGATCAGCAAGGCCGAGGCGCGCGGGCGCATCAAGCCGGGCGACACGCTGATCGAGGCGACCAGCGGCAACACCGGTATCGCACTCGCGATGGCAGCGGCGATCCGCGGCTACAAGATGGTGCTGATCATGCCGGAGGACCTGTCGGTCGAGCGCCGCCAGAGCATGGCCGCCTACGGTGCCGAAATCATCCTGACGCCGGTGAAGGGCGGGATGGAACTGGCACGTGATCTCGCGGACGAGATGCAGCGCGAAGGAAAGGGCGTGATCCTCGACCAGTTCGCGAACCCCGACAATCCGATTGCGCACTACGAAGCGACGGGCCCGGAAATCTGGCGCGATACCGAAGGGCGCGTCACGCACTTCGTGTCGGCAATGGGCACGACGGGCACGATCATGGGCACGTCGCGCTATCTGAAGGAGCAAAATCCGGCGATCGAGATCGTCGGTGCGCAGCCGGAAGACGGTTCGCGCATTCCGGGCATCCGCAAGTGGCCGGAAGCCTATATGCCGACGATCTTCGATCGCAGCCGTGTCGACCGCGTCGAGAGCGTGAGCCAGGCTGCGTCGGAAACGATGGCGCGCCGCCTCGCGGCCGTCGAAGGCATCTTCGCGGGCATTTCGTCGGGCGGCGCATGCGAAGTCGCGATGCGCATCGCGCGTCAGGTCGAGAATGCGACGATCGTGTTCATCGTCTGCGATCGCGGCGACCGCTACCTGTCGACGGGCGTGTTTCCTGCCTGAACGCGAGCAGATGCGCGTTGCGCGCGTACGAAAAGAAAGCGCCGCTTGTGCGGCGCTTTTTCATTGGGCGGGCGGTGCTTACTGCGACTGTGTATCGGTGGTATTCGGCTGAAGTGCGCCGCTCGCTTCCATCTGCGCCTTTACAGCCTCGCCAAGCTGGTACACGGTAAGCGCGTAGAAGAAGCTGCGGTTGTAGCGCGTCAGCACGTAGAAATTCTTGAGCCCGAGCATGTATTCGGTCGCGCGGCCCGGCGACGGCAGGTCGACCACCGTCACGGGCGTGCCGGCTTCGGTCGTGATGTTGACCGTCGGCTCGTTCAGCGTCATGCCCGCGCGCAGCAGTTGCGACAGTGCCCAGTGCGGTTCGGGCTGGCCGTCGGCGGCGGCTTGTGCGATCCCCAGGCTGCCCGTGTCGGGCGTGATCTGCCAGACCACCGGGCGGTCGGTTTCCCAGCCGTGCTGCTTCAGGTAGTTCGCGACGCTGCCGATCGCATCGACAGGACTGCTGCGCAGGTCGACATGGCCCGTGCCGTCGAAGTCGACCGCATATTCGCGGATGCTGCTCGGCAGGAACTGCGGAATCCCGATCGCGCCCGTATACGAACCGAGCACGGTGGTCGGGTCGAGCTGGTTGTCGCGGGTCCAGACCAGGAAATCCTCGAGGTTCTTGCGGAACGTCGCCTGGCGGCTGTCACGATTCGGCGTGTCCGGATAGTCGAACGTGAGCGTCGTCAGCGCGTCGAGCACGCGGAAATTGCCCATGTAGCGGCCGTAGATCGTCTCGACACCGATGATGCCGACGATCACCTCGGGCGGCACGCCGAATTGCTCGGATGCACGCTGCAGCGTTGCCTGGTTCGCCTTCCAGAATTTCACGCCCGCGTTGATGCGGATCGGCTCGATGAAGCGCGAGCGATAGACGCGCCAGTTCTTGACCGTCGGCGACGGGGCCGGTTTCACGAGCTTGACCGCTGTCGCCGAATAGCTGATACGCGAGAACAGCGCATGCAGGCTCGCGGAGTCGAAGCCGTTGCGGCTGACCATCTCGTCGATGAACGCGTCGACCTTCGCGTTGTTCGCGTAACGCTGCGGAACGATTTCCTCTTCGAAGGTCTGGCCTTGCGGCGTCGGTTGTTGCGGCTGGGCCTGTGCGACGAGCGTGCCCGCGGGCTTCGCGGGTTGCGTCTGCGCGCCGGCAGGCGCGGCGCCGAGGGCCGCGACGACAGCGGCCGCGACGAGCGGAACGCGAACACGGAACAGCGCGGAGAGAAGGGCGGCAGGCTTGCTGGAATTCATGTCGAAGCGGGCGGACAGGGCGATTGGGTTCGGCGCAGTATACCCGACGGATCCGGCGCGCCGGGGCGTGGCAGGCCCCCGTTGTGGTAAGTTAGCGGCGAATTCGCGGCAGACGATGGACATCATTGATGGAGACCTGCGGCGCACCGTGCGCCGCGGATGACAGCTTATGGCAACCGCTTTCTATACGCACCCCGACTGCATGCTGCACGAGATGGGGGAATGGCATCCGGAATGCCCGGCCCGCCTGTCGGCGATCCAGGATCAACTGATCGCGAGCCGCATCGACGATCTGATCGTGCACGAAACCGCGCCGTTCG
Proteins encoded in this window:
- the rfaE1 gene encoding D-glycero-beta-D-manno-heptose-7-phosphate kinase, with the protein product MNTLREVVPVPRAQLARSRVLVVGDVMLDRYWFGNVDRISPEAPVPVVHVQRQEERLGGAANVARNAVTLGGQAGLLCVVGCDEPGERIVELLGSSGVTPHLERDPALPTTIKLRVLARQQQLLRVDFEAMPTHEVLLAGLARFDALLPQHDVVLMSDYAKGGLTHVTTMIEKARAAGKSVLVDPKGDDWARYRGASLITPNRAELREVVGQWKSEDDLRARVAKLRAELDIDALLLTRSEEGMTLFSATGELHAPALAREVFDVSGAGDTVIATVATMLGAGVPLVDAVVLANRAAGIVVGKLGTATVDYDELFH
- the rfaD gene encoding ADP-glyceromanno-heptose 6-epimerase, producing the protein MTLIVTGAAGFIGANIVKALNERGETRIIAVDNLTRADKFRNLVDCEIDDYLDKSEFVERFARGDFGKVRAVFHEGACSDTMETDGRYMMDNNFRYSRALLDTCLAQGTQFLYASSAATYGGSTRFVEERDVEAPLNVYGYSKFLFDQVVRRVLPTAQSQIAGFRYFNVYGPRETHKGRMASVAFHNFNQFRAEGKVKLFGEYNGYAPGEQTRDFVSIEDVTKVNLFFFDHPEKSGIFNLGTGRAQPFNDIASTVVNTLRALDNLPPLTLAQQVEQGLIEYVPFPDALRGKYQCFTQADQTKLRAAGYDAPFLTVQEGVDRYVRWLSGQV
- a CDS encoding ComEA family DNA-binding protein; translated protein: MIRKWLAAAAMLGTIASAWAAVDVNTANEDALVGIKGIGPARAKAILDERGARGPFRNAEDLAARVKGMGGHTVERLQQEGLTIGAAGTGAAQPAPGKPAAGKPAAAPARTTTQK
- the cysM gene encoding cysteine synthase CysM; translated protein: MAYKTIEDTIGNTPLVQLVRLPDDEIRARNNVVLAKLEGNNPAGSVKDRPALSMISKAEARGRIKPGDTLIEATSGNTGIALAMAAAIRGYKMVLIMPEDLSVERRQSMAAYGAEIILTPVKGGMELARDLADEMQREGKGVILDQFANPDNPIAHYEATGPEIWRDTEGRVTHFVSAMGTTGTIMGTSRYLKEQNPAIEIVGAQPEDGSRIPGIRKWPEAYMPTIFDRSRVDRVESVSQAASETMARRLAAVEGIFAGISSGGACEVAMRIARQVENATIVFIVCDRGDRYLSTGVFPA
- the mltB gene encoding lytic murein transglycosylase B, yielding MMSIVCREFAANLPQRGPATPRRAGSVGYTAPNPIALSARFDMNSSKPAALLSALFRVRVPLVAAAVVAALGAAPAGAQTQPAKPAGTLVAQAQPQQPTPQGQTFEEEIVPQRYANNAKVDAFIDEMVSRNGFDSASLHALFSRISYSATAVKLVKPAPSPTVKNWRVYRSRFIEPIRINAGVKFWKANQATLQRASEQFGVPPEVIVGIIGVETIYGRYMGNFRVLDALTTLTFDYPDTPNRDSRQATFRKNLEDFLVWTRDNQLDPTTVLGSYTGAIGIPQFLPSSIREYAVDFDGTGHVDLRSSPVDAIGSVANYLKQHGWETDRPVVWQITPDTGSLGIAQAAADGQPEPHWALSQLLRAGMTLNEPTVNITTEAGTPVTVVDLPSPGRATEYMLGLKNFYVLTRYNRSFFYALTVYQLGEAVKAQMEASGALQPNTTDTQSQ